In one window of Sinorhizobium chiapasense DNA:
- a CDS encoding zinc-binding dehydrogenase, whose amino-acid sequence MPMALGHEAAGVVEALGDGVGDLQPGDHVVMVFMPSCGHCRPCAEGRPALCEPGAVANAKGSLLGAATRLNYRGQTVHHHLGVSAFTANAVVSRNSLVKIDRDLPFVEAALFGCAVLTGVGAVGNTAQVKAGSTAVVIGLGGVGLAAVLGARAAGASKIIAVGLSAENLALASELGATAVVYGRDEDAVEQVREATSGGADYSVEMAADPFALLKTPSA is encoded by the coding sequence ATGCCGATGGCACTAGGGCATGAAGCGGCAGGCGTTGTCGAGGCGCTGGGAGACGGTGTGGGCGATCTCCAGCCCGGCGACCATGTGGTGATGGTCTTCATGCCGAGCTGCGGACATTGCCGGCCCTGCGCGGAAGGCAGACCCGCCCTGTGCGAACCTGGCGCCGTTGCCAATGCCAAAGGCTCGCTTCTTGGCGCCGCCACCCGGCTGAACTATCGCGGCCAGACTGTGCACCATCACCTCGGTGTATCCGCATTTACCGCAAACGCCGTCGTGTCGCGCAATTCCCTGGTCAAGATCGACCGAGATCTACCATTCGTGGAGGCGGCGCTTTTCGGTTGCGCGGTTCTGACGGGCGTTGGCGCTGTCGGGAACACGGCGCAAGTCAAGGCAGGCTCGACCGCCGTTGTCATTGGGCTTGGCGGCGTCGGCCTTGCCGCGGTCCTCGGCGCACGGGCGGCAGGCGCCAGCAAGATCATCGCCGTAGGCCTTTCCGCAGAAAACCTCGCCCTTGCGAGCGAGCTTGGCGCGACCGCGGTCGTATACGGACGCGATGAAGATGCCGTCGAACAGGTTCGTGAGGCCACCTCCGGCGGTGCCGACTATTCCGTCGAGATGGCCGCGGATCCGTTCGCGCTCTTGAAAACGCCTTCAGCATGA
- a CDS encoding MDR/zinc-dependent alcohol dehydrogenase-like family protein: MTRRGGTTVTAGLPPAAALPVNVVQLVGEERTLKGSYIGTCVPVRDIRRFIALYRDGRLPVNRLLSAKMKLEIKEEERVGTEC, from the coding sequence ATGACCAGACGCGGGGGCACCACCGTCACCGCGGGTTTGCCGCCGGCCGCCGCCCTGCCAGTGAACGTCGTCCAGCTCGTCGGCGAGGAACGGACGCTCAAGGGCAGTTACATCGGCACTTGCGTGCCCGTCCGGGATATTCGGCGCTTCATCGCCCTTTACCGCGATGGCCGGTTACCGGTGAACCGTCTGCTCAGCGCCAAGATGAAACTGGAGATCAAGGAAGAAGAACGTGTTGGGACAGAGTGTTGA
- a CDS encoding AraC family transcriptional regulator, with protein sequence MGQSVDVSEVSPSKVDKFGCRSDWLDKDLAYFAANVSVFRKATCETAIKQIATPGRDRGFVVGVAMLPGHSRRIFHEHSSTTHFFKRDSIYIRNLADPYKADLIGPFDFILLEFTVEALARIAEDADLGRVTSLATRVGSSDRILANLVRALAPAIKKPAQATNLFMDQLTTAIGAHIAQRYGGTRSTLSMRPKGLSRSHERLAKELLLENLDGNIAIMDVARACNLSRGYFIQSFRENTGMTPYQWLLKERVARARMLLLTSDEPLSHVAISCGFADQSHFTRVFTSAVGITPGAVRRNL encoded by the coding sequence TTGGGACAGAGTGTTGACGTATCTGAAGTTTCGCCCTCGAAAGTAGACAAGTTCGGCTGTAGGTCCGATTGGCTCGACAAGGATCTGGCTTATTTCGCCGCGAATGTCTCCGTTTTCAGGAAGGCAACATGCGAAACCGCTATAAAACAGATTGCAACCCCAGGACGCGATCGCGGCTTTGTTGTTGGAGTGGCTATGCTACCCGGTCACTCGCGGCGGATTTTCCATGAGCACAGCTCCACGACGCATTTCTTCAAACGAGATTCAATATACATCCGCAACCTTGCAGACCCCTACAAGGCCGACCTGATTGGACCTTTCGATTTCATACTTCTGGAGTTCACGGTGGAGGCTTTAGCTCGCATCGCCGAAGATGCCGATCTTGGTCGCGTAACGTCGCTCGCAACGCGGGTCGGTTCGTCCGATCGAATATTGGCAAATCTAGTGCGGGCACTTGCGCCAGCAATCAAGAAGCCGGCTCAAGCTACAAACCTGTTTATGGATCAGCTGACAACAGCCATCGGCGCTCACATCGCACAGCGCTATGGAGGGACGAGATCAACGCTGTCTATGCGTCCGAAGGGACTATCACGATCTCACGAGAGGCTCGCTAAAGAACTTCTCCTAGAAAATTTGGATGGAAATATCGCAATTATGGACGTCGCGCGCGCGTGCAATCTATCGCGCGGATATTTCATTCAATCCTTTCGAGAAAATACGGGTATGACGCCGTATCAATGGTTGCTCAAAGAGCGCGTGGCACGCGCGCGAATGCTGCTGCTTACCTCCGATGAACCACTCTCCCATGTTGCGATTTCCTGCGGCTTCGCTGACCAAAGCCACTTCACTCGTGTGTTTACTAGCGCTGTTGGGATCACACCAGGGGCGGTACGACGCAACTTGTGA
- a CDS encoding hydrolase translates to MSKLEVLTPANSQLIFIDQQPQMAFGVQSIDRQTLKNNVVGLAKAAKIFGIPTTITTVETESFSGNTFPELLAVYPEKDILERSSMNSWDDQNVRDALAKNAATGRKKIVVAGLWTEVCNTTFALSALRDVPDYEIYMVADASGGTSSDAHKYAMDRMVQAGVIPVTWQQVLLEWQRDWARRETYDAVTTLVKEHSGAYGMGIDYAYTHVHKAPERVTHGKRIGPNPAK, encoded by the coding sequence ATGTCCAAGCTCGAAGTTCTGACCCCGGCAAACAGCCAGCTCATCTTCATCGACCAGCAGCCGCAGATGGCTTTCGGCGTCCAGTCGATTGACCGCCAGACGTTAAAGAACAACGTCGTGGGTCTCGCCAAGGCCGCCAAGATCTTTGGGATTCCGACCACGATCACGACTGTTGAGACGGAAAGCTTCTCCGGCAACACTTTCCCGGAGCTTCTGGCGGTTTATCCGGAGAAAGACATTCTCGAGCGCAGCTCGATGAATTCCTGGGACGATCAGAACGTCCGCGATGCGCTGGCGAAAAACGCCGCGACCGGCCGCAAGAAGATCGTTGTAGCTGGCCTTTGGACCGAAGTCTGCAACACGACCTTCGCCCTTTCGGCTCTTCGCGATGTGCCGGATTACGAGATTTATATGGTCGCAGATGCATCCGGTGGCACGTCTTCCGATGCTCACAAATATGCGATGGACCGCATGGTTCAAGCCGGCGTGATCCCGGTAACCTGGCAGCAGGTACTGCTGGAATGGCAGCGCGATTGGGCTCGCCGCGAGACCTATGATGCCGTCACGACCCTGGTGAAGGAGCATTCGGGCGCTTACGGCATGGGTATCGACTATGCCTATACCCACGTCCACAAGGCCCCGGAGCGCGTCACTCACGGCAAGCGCATCGGCCCGAACCCGGCAAAGTAA
- a CDS encoding XapX domain-containing protein: MKVYLLSLGAGLLVGIVYSLLNVRSPAPPVVALVGLLGILVGEQIIPLAKSLWSKEPAAISWLNQVKPHVFGHMPKGGDSVEIAHRAQTQEERG; the protein is encoded by the coding sequence ATGAAAGTCTATCTTCTGTCTCTTGGCGCGGGTCTTCTCGTAGGCATTGTCTACAGTCTTCTGAACGTCCGCTCACCCGCACCACCGGTCGTTGCACTGGTCGGTCTGCTTGGCATTCTGGTCGGCGAACAAATCATTCCGCTTGCGAAATCGCTTTGGAGTAAGGAGCCGGCGGCGATTTCCTGGCTCAACCAGGTCAAGCCCCACGTGTTTGGTCATATGCCGAAGGGGGGAGATTCCGTCGAGATTGCTCATCGGGCACAAACGCAAGAGGAGCGGGGCTGA
- a CDS encoding amidohydrolase, whose translation MTTRRTFLGGASSLAFSHLFSPANAADPHQTGADTMHPDLILHSGRVTTLDRVNPNATAIAIKDGMFLDVGTDGEIMALAGPDTKIVDLKGKRVLPGLIDNHTHVVRGGLNYNMELRWDGVRSLADAMGMLKRQVAITPAPQWVRVVGGFTEHQFAEKRLPTIEEINAVAPDTPVFLLHLYDRALLNAAALRAVGYTKDTPNPPGGEITRDASGNPTGLLLAKPNAGILYSTLAKGPKLPLDYQVNSTRHFMRELNRLGVTGVIDAGGGFQNYPDDYEVIQKLADDGKMTVRLAYNLFTQKPQQEKDDFLKWTSSVKYKQGNDYFRHNGAGEMLVFSAADFEDFRQPRPEMAPEMEGELEEVVRVLAENRWPWRLHATYDETISRALDVFEKVDKDIPLEGLNWFFDHAETISDRSIDRIAALGGGIATQHRMAYQGEYFVERYGHGVAEATPPIARMLEKGVNVSAGTDATRVASYNPWVSLSWMITGKTVGGMQLYPRANCLDRETALRMWTEKVTWFSNEEGKKGRIEKGQFADLIVPNKDFFACAEDEISFLTSDLTMVGGKIVYSAGDFRALDENDVPPAMPDWSPVRTFGGYAAWGEPEGAGKNSLRHTAITSCGCANNCGVHGHDHAGAWTSKLPIADLKGFFGALGCSCWAV comes from the coding sequence ATGACCACGCGTCGAACCTTTCTCGGCGGGGCATCTAGCCTGGCATTTTCGCACCTCTTCTCTCCGGCCAATGCCGCCGATCCCCACCAGACTGGAGCAGACACCATGCACCCCGACTTGATCCTCCATAGTGGCCGCGTTACAACGCTTGACCGCGTCAATCCCAACGCTACGGCGATCGCCATCAAGGATGGTATGTTTCTGGATGTTGGCACCGATGGCGAGATCATGGCGCTGGCCGGTCCCGACACGAAGATCGTCGACCTGAAGGGCAAGCGCGTCCTGCCGGGCCTGATCGACAACCACACCCACGTCGTGCGCGGCGGATTGAACTACAACATGGAACTGCGCTGGGATGGCGTACGCTCGCTCGCCGATGCCATGGGCATGCTGAAGCGCCAGGTGGCAATCACGCCGGCGCCGCAATGGGTGCGTGTCGTGGGCGGCTTTACCGAGCACCAGTTCGCCGAAAAGCGCCTACCGACGATCGAAGAGATCAATGCCGTCGCCCCCGATACGCCGGTCTTCCTGCTGCATCTCTACGACCGGGCGCTGCTCAATGCCGCCGCACTGCGGGCCGTCGGCTACACCAAGGATACACCGAACCCGCCGGGCGGCGAGATCACCCGCGACGCCAGTGGCAACCCGACCGGCCTGCTGCTGGCCAAGCCGAACGCCGGCATTCTCTACTCGACGCTCGCCAAGGGCCCGAAGTTGCCGCTCGACTATCAGGTCAACTCGACCCGGCATTTCATGCGCGAGCTTAATCGGCTGGGTGTCACCGGCGTCATCGATGCCGGCGGTGGCTTCCAGAACTATCCCGACGATTACGAGGTCATCCAGAAGCTCGCCGACGACGGCAAGATGACGGTGCGGCTCGCCTACAATCTCTTCACCCAGAAGCCGCAGCAGGAGAAGGATGACTTCCTGAAGTGGACGTCCTCAGTCAAATACAAACAGGGCAACGATTATTTCCGGCATAACGGTGCGGGCGAGATGTTGGTGTTCTCCGCTGCCGATTTCGAGGATTTCCGCCAGCCGCGTCCGGAGATGGCGCCGGAGATGGAAGGCGAACTGGAAGAGGTCGTCCGCGTTCTTGCCGAAAACCGCTGGCCCTGGCGCCTGCACGCCACCTACGACGAGACGATCTCCCGGGCTCTCGACGTGTTCGAGAAGGTCGACAAGGATATCCCGCTCGAAGGGCTGAATTGGTTCTTCGACCATGCCGAGACGATCTCCGACCGCTCGATCGACCGGATCGCGGCGCTGGGCGGTGGCATCGCCACCCAGCACCGTATGGCCTATCAGGGCGAATATTTCGTCGAGCGCTACGGTCACGGCGTTGCCGAGGCAACGCCGCCGATCGCCCGAATGCTTGAAAAGGGTGTCAACGTTTCCGCCGGCACGGATGCAACCCGTGTCGCCTCCTACAATCCCTGGGTCTCGCTCTCGTGGATGATTACCGGCAAGACGGTCGGCGGCATGCAGCTTTATCCCCGCGCCAATTGCCTCGACCGCGAGACGGCGCTCAGAATGTGGACGGAAAAGGTCACATGGTTCTCCAACGAGGAGGGTAAAAAGGGCCGCATCGAGAAGGGCCAGTTTGCCGATTTGATCGTGCCAAACAAGGATTTCTTCGCCTGCGCCGAGGACGAGATCTCCTTCCTAACGTCGGACCTAACCATGGTCGGCGGCAAGATCGTCTATAGTGCCGGCGACTTCAGGGCACTGGATGAAAACGACGTTCCTCCAGCCATGCCGGACTGGTCGCCGGTCCGGACCTTCGGCGGTTATGCCGCCTGGGGCGAACCGGAAGGTGCCGGCAAGAACTCACTCCGGCACACGGCAATCACCTCGTGCGGCTGCGCCAACAATTGCGGCGTGCACGGCCACGACCATGCCGGCGCCTGGACGTCGAAGTTGCCGATCGCCGATCTCAAGGGCTTCTTCGGCGCACTCGGCTGCTCATGCTGGGCCGTGTGA
- a CDS encoding hydrolase — protein MSSKLEVLTPQNSQLIFIDQQPQMAFGVQSIDRQVLKNNVVGLAKAAKVFNIPTTITTVETMSFSGHTYPELLAVFPENDILERTSMNSWDDQNVRDALAKNAANGRKKIVVSGLWTEVCNTTFALSALHDVPEYEIYMVADASGGTSVDAHKYAMDRMVQAGVIPVTWQQVLLEWQRDWARKETYNAVTSLVKEHSGAYGMGIDYAVTMVHGGEERVHHGKRIGPNPAK, from the coding sequence ATGTCCAGCAAACTCGAAGTCCTGACCCCGCAGAACAGCCAGCTTATCTTCATCGACCAGCAGCCGCAGATGGCCTTCGGCGTCCAGTCGATCGATCGCCAGGTGCTGAAGAACAACGTCGTCGGTCTCGCCAAGGCCGCAAAGGTCTTCAACATTCCAACGACCATCACCACCGTCGAGACCATGTCCTTCTCCGGCCATACCTATCCTGAACTGCTCGCCGTCTTCCCGGAAAACGACATTCTCGAGCGCACCTCGATGAACTCCTGGGACGACCAGAACGTCCGCGATGCGCTGGCCAAGAATGCCGCCAACGGCCGCAAGAAAATCGTCGTCTCCGGGCTGTGGACCGAAGTCTGCAACACCACCTTCGCGCTCTCCGCCCTCCATGATGTGCCGGAATACGAAATCTACATGGTCGCCGACGCCTCGGGCGGCACCTCGGTCGATGCGCACAAATACGCTATGGACCGCATGGTCCAGGCCGGCGTCATCCCGGTCACCTGGCAGCAGGTTCTGCTCGAATGGCAGCGCGACTGGGCCCGCAAGGAAACCTACAATGCCGTCACGTCTCTGGTGAAGGAGCATTCCGGCGCCTATGGCATGGGCATCGACTATGCCGTGACGATGGTCCATGGCGGCGAGGAGCGTGTCCATCACGGCAAGCGCATCGGCCCGAACCCGGCGAAGTAA
- a CDS encoding YoaK family protein: MLTILRGKSNSLALAFISGFADALFFIHLGGLFVGLVTGNVVLLGLGLVGHEKGGLRGLQIMSFPLFMVGAGLAAIMVAWIKPLERATFWTLIIAAVAFATSALLAIFDAGPVSACALLAVTAMGMLTAIERLDPRLGPPFSLMTGNIAGLAVAAVRRVIRYTEKPEEWGQSLTSIILVLGFVLGCAAGAVAQVTVGVAGMLLPALLLLLVGLFYSPQNTKKPG; encoded by the coding sequence ATGCTGACTATACTTCGTGGGAAAAGCAACTCGCTGGCACTGGCCTTCATTTCCGGGTTCGCCGACGCACTCTTCTTCATTCACTTAGGCGGACTTTTCGTCGGGCTGGTCACTGGCAATGTCGTGCTCCTCGGACTGGGTCTGGTTGGGCATGAGAAAGGTGGCTTGCGCGGTCTCCAGATCATGTCGTTCCCCCTCTTCATGGTTGGCGCAGGATTGGCGGCGATCATGGTCGCCTGGATCAAGCCTCTTGAGCGCGCGACATTCTGGACGCTCATCATCGCCGCAGTCGCGTTCGCGACATCCGCCCTTCTGGCAATATTCGATGCCGGGCCGGTGTCCGCCTGTGCGCTTCTCGCCGTCACCGCGATGGGAATGCTGACGGCGATCGAGCGTCTCGACCCGAGACTCGGCCCACCGTTTTCGCTCATGACTGGCAACATTGCCGGCCTCGCAGTCGCCGCTGTCCGTCGCGTCATTCGCTATACCGAGAAGCCGGAGGAGTGGGGGCAGTCGCTGACGTCGATCATCCTGGTGCTCGGCTTTGTGCTGGGATGTGCCGCAGGCGCGGTTGCGCAAGTCACCGTGGGCGTTGCGGGAATGCTCTTGCCCGCTCTCTTGTTGCTCCTCGTCGGCCTTTTCTATTCACCGCAAAACACGAAGAAGCCGGGCTGA
- a CDS encoding low temperature requirement protein A, protein MSAIAAISLAPRDRDEVNRSSTSLELMFDLATVVAVGAAAHGLAQDIEAGEFGPGVIRFACSFFMAWLAWANYTWFASGYDNKSAVFRVLTMVIMFGSLTLAGGIRSGLGDQPHWLVLIGFSIMRLGLIALWLGAANGDRQARPTALRYAAGIGAMQVYWNTLIITVSPEEPLYFPLFALGAAGELAVPLLAERGTANWHHGHIIDRHNSFNIIVLGECFTAIALIIVDPTTPELRHFWWATLCSIIAFSMWGLYFDRHEQLLSRNARTVLSWAYGHCLLFAAGAATAAGFLVFLSVARNATVSQQLAALAFCIPIAMYLIALWLVRDRASKHGSMHWLLLVVAALVLASSMFASHALELNAALLAVAVTIRRRLYPASPREGGERV, encoded by the coding sequence TTGTCCGCGATAGCTGCCATCAGCCTGGCCCCGCGCGATCGCGACGAGGTCAACCGCAGCTCGACTTCGCTCGAACTGATGTTCGATCTTGCCACCGTCGTGGCAGTGGGCGCCGCCGCCCATGGACTGGCGCAGGACATTGAGGCCGGCGAATTCGGACCCGGCGTCATCCGGTTTGCCTGCAGCTTCTTTATGGCCTGGCTGGCCTGGGCGAACTACACATGGTTCGCCTCGGGCTACGACAACAAGTCGGCCGTCTTCCGTGTGTTGACGATGGTCATCATGTTCGGATCGCTTACGCTTGCCGGCGGGATCCGAAGCGGCCTTGGCGATCAACCCCATTGGCTCGTCCTCATCGGTTTCAGCATCATGCGCCTGGGCCTGATCGCCCTTTGGCTCGGCGCGGCGAATGGGGATCGGCAGGCCCGCCCGACGGCCCTGCGATACGCGGCCGGAATCGGCGCCATGCAGGTCTACTGGAACACCCTGATCATCACCGTTTCCCCTGAAGAGCCGCTCTACTTTCCGCTCTTTGCGCTCGGCGCCGCCGGCGAGCTGGCCGTACCGCTACTGGCCGAGCGCGGGACCGCCAACTGGCATCATGGTCACATCATCGATCGCCACAACTCTTTCAACATCATCGTCCTTGGCGAGTGTTTTACCGCCATCGCCTTGATCATCGTGGATCCGACGACGCCGGAACTCAGGCATTTCTGGTGGGCGACCCTGTGTTCGATCATCGCGTTTTCGATGTGGGGGCTATATTTCGACCGCCACGAACAGCTGCTCAGCCGCAATGCTCGCACCGTTCTGAGCTGGGCCTACGGACACTGTCTGCTATTTGCGGCTGGAGCGGCGACGGCCGCCGGTTTTCTGGTGTTTCTCAGCGTTGCCCGCAACGCGACCGTTTCGCAACAGCTTGCCGCTCTCGCCTTCTGCATACCGATCGCGATGTACCTTATTGCCCTTTGGCTCGTTCGCGACCGGGCGTCCAAACACGGCTCGATGCACTGGCTTCTCCTGGTGGTGGCGGCGCTCGTGCTCGCAAGCAGCATGTTTGCCTCCCACGCTTTGGAATTGAACGCAGCTTTGCTGGCGGTCGCCGTAACGATACGCCGCCGACTATATCCGGCAAGCCCGCGTGAGGGCGGCGAACGCGTCTGA
- a CDS encoding patatin-like phospholipase family protein: MPLLLASGLLTACVAGPERVSVPAEQASAVQIEQVDLARFWGDEVTPSLRSLIAQQYTQTRTAVRSGRRPSTAVNHVDFLAISGGGADGAFAAGYLTGWTERGNRPQFEVVTGVSTGALAAPFAFLGPDHDNELREVFTQYGDRDIYRNLGLIGVMGRGLYDIGPLRQLIGRYLTEKMVEEIAAQYRVGRRLLIQTTNIDAQRPVVWDLSAIAASARTDRREHMIDILLASAAIPAVFPPVRIDVRLDGQARQELHVDGGTVAQVFFAPPNIELSGYEKHYLGHARSRTLYLLRNGRLTPEYAETEETALGIARRSIETLIKYQAISDLMRLQLQTTAARGQLYYASIPDQFTLRPKSEFDRSYMQKLFAAGHEEGRLARWRKQPPLTPVQAAERRKPD, translated from the coding sequence ATGCCGCTCCTTTTGGCATCCGGTCTGCTGACGGCATGTGTCGCCGGTCCCGAGCGTGTCTCCGTTCCGGCAGAACAGGCCTCTGCCGTGCAAATCGAGCAGGTGGACCTTGCGCGTTTTTGGGGAGACGAGGTCACGCCCAGTTTGCGCTCGCTCATTGCACAACAGTACACACAGACGCGGACCGCAGTTCGATCAGGGCGTCGCCCATCCACCGCCGTCAATCATGTCGACTTTCTCGCCATATCGGGCGGGGGCGCCGACGGTGCGTTTGCCGCAGGATACCTGACGGGCTGGACCGAGAGAGGCAATCGACCGCAATTCGAGGTCGTGACTGGGGTAAGCACCGGCGCTCTGGCCGCCCCCTTTGCTTTTCTTGGTCCGGATCATGACAACGAATTACGCGAAGTTTTCACGCAGTATGGTGACCGCGATATCTATCGAAATCTCGGCCTGATTGGTGTGATGGGCCGTGGTCTCTATGACATTGGGCCGTTGCGGCAATTGATCGGCCGATATCTCACCGAGAAAATGGTTGAAGAAATCGCGGCGCAATACCGCGTTGGCCGCCGTCTGCTGATCCAAACCACCAACATTGACGCCCAGCGCCCCGTCGTTTGGGACCTGTCCGCGATCGCCGCAAGCGCACGCACCGATCGTCGAGAACACATGATCGACATCCTGTTGGCGTCCGCGGCCATACCTGCGGTATTCCCACCGGTTCGGATCGATGTGAGGCTCGACGGTCAAGCCAGGCAAGAATTGCATGTCGATGGCGGGACAGTGGCGCAGGTCTTCTTCGCCCCTCCCAATATCGAGCTCTCGGGATATGAGAAGCACTACCTTGGTCATGCCCGCTCGCGAACGCTTTATCTGCTCCGCAACGGGCGATTGACGCCCGAATACGCCGAGACCGAAGAAACGGCGCTCGGGATCGCCCGCCGTTCGATCGAAACGTTGATCAAGTATCAGGCGATTTCCGATCTCATGCGATTGCAGCTTCAGACGACGGCCGCCCGCGGTCAGCTTTACTACGCATCGATCCCGGATCAGTTCACACTGCGCCCGAAATCCGAGTTCGATCGTAGCTACATGCAAAAGCTTTTTGCCGCCGGTCACGAGGAGGGCCGTCTTGCGCGGTGGCGCAAGCAGCCTCCGCTTACGCCGGTGCAGGCGGCCGAGCGACGCAAGCCTGACTGA
- a CDS encoding YoaK family protein has product MAIQNGLHRAHLSKAPPSTLMTGTTTQIMLDLADVRADPKADEVAAAKTRVTKMAAAVALFASTAGA; this is encoded by the coding sequence ATGGCCATTCAGAACGGCCTTCACCGGGCGCATCTGTCGAAGGCGCCTCCTTCGACGCTGATGACCGGCACGACTACTCAAATCATGCTCGATCTCGCGGATGTGCGGGCCGATCCGAAAGCCGACGAAGTGGCTGCGGCCAAAACGCGGGTTACGAAGATGGCAGCAGCCGTCGCCCTGTTTGCCAGCACGGCCGGCGCCTAA
- a CDS encoding DUF1622 domain-containing protein: MDIGSEASGLASLIAPVLKPISTGLEFFGVGVILVGVVIATIGYVSDCTGARRDAYDRYRANLGRGILLGLEILIGADIIATIIAPLTWESVGLLGLIVLIRTFLSFSLEAEIDGQWPWSRNARRGASQGDR; the protein is encoded by the coding sequence ATGGACATCGGTAGTGAAGCCAGTGGACTGGCAAGCCTAATCGCCCCGGTCTTGAAGCCGATTTCGACCGGCCTCGAATTCTTCGGCGTCGGCGTCATCCTGGTCGGCGTGGTGATCGCAACGATCGGCTACGTCAGTGACTGCACCGGCGCAAGGCGGGACGCCTATGACCGGTATCGTGCCAACCTCGGCCGGGGGATATTGCTCGGCCTGGAGATCCTGATTGGTGCCGACATCATTGCTACGATCATCGCTCCCCTGACCTGGGAAAGTGTTGGGCTGCTCGGGTTGATCGTCCTCATCCGGACGTTCCTGAGCTTCTCGCTCGAGGCCGAGATCGATGGTCAGTGGCCGTGGTCGAGGAATGCGCGGCGCGGTGCCAGCCAAGGCGACCGATAG
- a CDS encoding LysR substrate-binding domain-containing protein, with amino-acid sequence MVLAVPKNHYLAKARQLAPADLATQGWVGNIHRDDAFNHLEFSKACGRAGFAPDVIAEAPEPLAALGLVAAGVGVTVVQHSLRHQVPEGVVLLDLPWFTYRTSLWVAWHKVALRPLVTHFRNLVRQSRLLETSENCETQAVV; translated from the coding sequence ATGGTGCTTGCCGTTCCCAAAAATCACTATTTAGCAAAGGCACGACAGCTGGCGCCGGCCGATCTTGCGACGCAAGGATGGGTCGGCAACATCCATAGGGACGATGCGTTCAATCACCTTGAGTTTTCTAAAGCCTGCGGTCGGGCAGGCTTCGCTCCCGACGTGATCGCGGAGGCGCCAGAACCGCTAGCTGCCTTGGGGCTAGTAGCCGCCGGAGTGGGTGTTACGGTTGTCCAGCACAGTTTGCGTCATCAGGTACCCGAAGGAGTAGTGCTGCTCGATTTGCCGTGGTTCACCTATCGGACATCCCTATGGGTAGCATGGCACAAGGTCGCTCTCCGTCCGCTTGTCACTCATTTCAGGAATTTAGTGCGGCAGTCAAGACTCCTGGAAACGTCAGAGAATTGCGAGACGCAGGCAGTCGTCTGA
- a CDS encoding SRPBCC family protein: protein MASAHASIDLIATADEVWQLIGGFGSLPDWLPYIPKSELSDGGRIRSLTNPEGATIVERLLSFDHAARSYSYSILTAGFPVTTYVSTLRVVEGPSGKGARVEWSGQFTPDGVSDEQASESFRGIYEEGLRALASHLTKQC from the coding sequence TTGGCGAGCGCTCATGCAAGTATCGATCTCATCGCTACTGCAGACGAAGTCTGGCAGTTGATAGGCGGATTCGGGTCTCTTCCCGACTGGCTGCCGTATATCCCGAAGTCTGAGTTGAGTGACGGCGGTCGGATCAGAAGCCTTACCAACCCCGAGGGAGCGACAATCGTTGAACGTCTCCTTTCGTTCGACCATGCCGCTCGGAGCTACAGCTATTCGATTTTGACAGCCGGGTTTCCCGTTACCACCTACGTGTCGACGCTGCGTGTTGTCGAAGGTCCTTCCGGAAAAGGTGCGCGAGTGGAATGGTCGGGCCAGTTTACGCCAGATGGGGTCAGTGATGAGCAGGCCTCGGAGTCGTTCCGAGGAATCTACGAAGAGGGTTTGCGCGCACTTGCATCTCACCTGACGAAACAATGCTGA
- a CDS encoding type II toxin-antitoxin system ParD family antitoxin, translating into MSVKSSISLTNQQDAFARSLVKSGRYSSLSSVLQQGLELLRQKTEAETVETEALRELLQRRLKDPMISTTEMESRIDAMIERKRWSV; encoded by the coding sequence ATGAGTGTCAAATCGTCGATCTCGCTGACCAACCAGCAGGACGCGTTTGCCCGTTCGCTGGTGAAGAGCGGCAGGTACTCCAGCCTAAGTTCCGTTCTTCAGCAGGGCTTGGAACTCCTCCGCCAAAAGACGGAAGCTGAGACCGTCGAAACGGAAGCGCTTCGCGAATTACTCCAGCGTCGCTTGAAAGACCCGATGATTTCCACGACAGAAATGGAAAGCCGCATCGACGCAATGATTGAGCGGAAGCGGTGGTCTGTCTAA